A genomic window from Diceros bicornis minor isolate mBicDic1 chromosome 35, mDicBic1.mat.cur, whole genome shotgun sequence includes:
- the ARL6IP4 gene encoding ADP-ribosylation factor-like protein 6-interacting protein 4 isoform X1, translating into MAHVGSRKRSRSRSRSRGRGSEKRRKKSSKDAPRSCSASRSPGRKASTVCSGAEASPSPCITERSKRKVRRRPRSSSSSSPSSSSSSSSSSSSSSSSSHGRKKKRGKHKDKKRKKKKKKRKKKLKKKGKEKAKLQQAEALPGPSLDQWHRAAKEEEDGPVLTDEQKSRIQAMKPMTKEEWDARQSVIRKVVDPETGRTRLIKGDGEVLEEIVTKERHREINKQATRGDGLGFQLRAGLLP; encoded by the exons ATGGCTCACGTCGGCTCTCGCAAGCGGTCGCGGAGTCGCAGCCGGTCCAGGGGGCGAGGGtcggaaaagaggaggaagaagagcagtAAGGACGCCCCGAGGAGCTGCTCGGCGTCTAGATCCCCAGGCCGCAAGGCCAGCACCGTCTGCTCTGGGGCGGAGG CCTCACCTTCTCCCTGCATCACAGAGAGAAGCAAGCGCAAGGTCCGGAGGAGACCACgatccagctcctcctcctctccttccagttcttccagctcctcttcttcctcgtcatcctcctcttcctccagccaTGGTCGGAAGAAAAAGCGGGGGAAgcacaaggacaaaaagaggaagaagaagaagaagaaaaggaagaagaaactgaagaagaaaggCAAAGAGAAGGCCAAGCTGCAGCAGGCTGAGGCTctgccaggcccctccctggaccagtGGCACAGAGCAGCCAAGGAGGAAGAGGATGGCCCAG TCCTGACGGACGAGCAGAAGTCCCGCATCCAGGCCATGAAGCCCATGACCAAGGAGGAGTGGGATGCCCGGCAGAGCGTCATCCGCAAGGTGGTGGACCCGGAGACAGGACGCACCAG GCTCATTAAGGGAGACGGTGAGGTCTTAGAAGAAATCGTAACCAAGGAACGACACAGAGAGATCAACAAG CAAGCCACCCGAGGGGATGGCCTGGGCTTCCAGTTGCGAGCGGGGCTGCTGCCCTGA
- the ARL6IP4 gene encoding ADP-ribosylation factor-like protein 6-interacting protein 4 isoform X2: MAHVGSRKRSRSRSRSRGRGSEKRRKKSSKDAPRSCSASRSPGRKASTVCSGAEERSKRKVRRRPRSSSSSSPSSSSSSSSSSSSSSSSSHGRKKKRGKHKDKKRKKKKKKRKKKLKKKGKEKAKLQQAEALPGPSLDQWHRAAKEEEDGPVLTDEQKSRIQAMKPMTKEEWDARQSVIRKVVDPETGRTRLIKGDGEVLEEIVTKERHREINKQATRGDGLGFQLRAGLLP, translated from the exons ATGGCTCACGTCGGCTCTCGCAAGCGGTCGCGGAGTCGCAGCCGGTCCAGGGGGCGAGGGtcggaaaagaggaggaagaagagcagtAAGGACGCCCCGAGGAGCTGCTCGGCGTCTAGATCCCCAGGCCGCAAGGCCAGCACCGTCTGCTCTGGGGCGGAGG AGAGAAGCAAGCGCAAGGTCCGGAGGAGACCACgatccagctcctcctcctctccttccagttcttccagctcctcttcttcctcgtcatcctcctcttcctccagccaTGGTCGGAAGAAAAAGCGGGGGAAgcacaaggacaaaaagaggaagaagaagaagaagaaaaggaagaagaaactgaagaagaaaggCAAAGAGAAGGCCAAGCTGCAGCAGGCTGAGGCTctgccaggcccctccctggaccagtGGCACAGAGCAGCCAAGGAGGAAGAGGATGGCCCAG TCCTGACGGACGAGCAGAAGTCCCGCATCCAGGCCATGAAGCCCATGACCAAGGAGGAGTGGGATGCCCGGCAGAGCGTCATCCGCAAGGTGGTGGACCCGGAGACAGGACGCACCAG GCTCATTAAGGGAGACGGTGAGGTCTTAGAAGAAATCGTAACCAAGGAACGACACAGAGAGATCAACAAG CAAGCCACCCGAGGGGATGGCCTGGGCTTCCAGTTGCGAGCGGGGCTGCTGCCCTGA
- the OGFOD2 gene encoding 2-oxoglutarate and iron-dependent oxygenase domain-containing protein 2 isoform X1 has product MATAGAPRRFCRCACFCSENLYVARYGLHLRFRGEQQLRQDYGPILRSRGCVSPEDFRQLLGELEQEVERRRQLGHESAARKALIARSYHPVRPELYSALQDVALAPEFLAAAEYSTSPGADLEGLLQRLETVSEEKRIYRLPVFTAPFCQALLEELEHFEQSDMPKGRPNTMNNYGVLLHELGLDEPLVTPLRERFLQPLMALLYPDCGGGWLDSHRAFVVKYALGQDRELGCHYDNAELTLNVALGKAFTGGALYFGGLFQVPSALAKPLEVEHMVGQGILHRGGQLHGARPLGTGERWNLVVWLRASAVRNRLCPMCCRKPDLVDDEGFGDGFTREEPTTVDVCALT; this is encoded by the exons ATGGCGACGGCGGGGGCCCCGCGGCGCTTCTGCCGCTGCGCCTGCTTCTGCTCCGAGAACTTGTACGTGGCGCGCTACGGGCTGCACCTGCGCTTCCGGGGCGAGCAGCAGCTGCGCCAGGACTACGGCCCG ATCCTGCGCAGCCGAGGCTGTGTCAGCCCCGAGGACTTCCGGCAGCTGTTAGGAGAG CTTGAGCAGGAGGTGGAGCGGCGGCGGCAGCTGGGGCACGAGTCGGCTGCCAGGAAAGCCCTCATCGCACGCTCCTACCACCCGGTGCGACCCGAGCTCTACAGCGCGCTGCAG GATGTGGCTCTGGCCCCTGAGTTTCTGGCCGCGGCTGAGTACAGCACATCGCCAGGTGCAGACCTCGAGGGCCTTCTCCAGCGGCTGGAGACAGTGTCGG AGGAGAAGCGCATCTACCGGCTGCCGGTGTTCACGGCACCATTCTGCCAGGCCCTGCTGGAGGAGCTGGAGCATTTCGAGCAGTCGGACATGCCCAAGGGAAGACCCAACACCATGAACAACTATGGG GTGCTGCTACATGAGCTAGGCCTGGATGAGCCGCTGGTGACGCCGCTGCGGGAGCGCTTCCTGCAGCCGCTGATGGCCCTACTGTACCCAGACTGTGGGGGAGGCTGGCTCGACAGCCATCGCGCCTTTGTGGTCAAATACGCACTGGGCCAGGACCGCGAGCTGGGCTGCCACTACGATAACGCCGAGCTCACCCTCAACGTGGCCCTGGGCAAGGCCTTCACAGGGGGCGCCCTGTACTTCGGGGGCCTCTTCCAG gtgccctcagccctggccaagcCCCTGGAGGTGGAGCACATGGTGGGCCAGGGCATTCTGCACCGGGGCGGCCAGCTGCATGGGGCCCGGCCTCTGGGCACTGGCGAGCGCTGGAACCTCGTCGTCTGGCTCCGGGCCTCTGCTGTGCGCAACCGCCTCTGCCCCATGTGCTGCCGCAAGCCTGACCTGGTGGACGATGAGGGCTTCGGCGACGGCTTCACCCGGGAGGAGCCCACCACGGTGGATGTGTGTGCGCTGACTTGA
- the OGFOD2 gene encoding 2-oxoglutarate and iron-dependent oxygenase domain-containing protein 2 isoform X2, with translation MPKGRPNTMNNYGVLLHELGLDEPLVTPLRERFLQPLMALLYPDCGGGWLDSHRAFVVKYALGQDRELGCHYDNAELTLNVALGKAFTGGALYFGGLFQVPSALAKPLEVEHMVGQGILHRGGQLHGARPLGTGERWNLVVWLRASAVRNRLCPMCCRKPDLVDDEGFGDGFTREEPTTVDVCALT, from the exons ATGCCCAAGGGAAGACCCAACACCATGAACAACTATGGG GTGCTGCTACATGAGCTAGGCCTGGATGAGCCGCTGGTGACGCCGCTGCGGGAGCGCTTCCTGCAGCCGCTGATGGCCCTACTGTACCCAGACTGTGGGGGAGGCTGGCTCGACAGCCATCGCGCCTTTGTGGTCAAATACGCACTGGGCCAGGACCGCGAGCTGGGCTGCCACTACGATAACGCCGAGCTCACCCTCAACGTGGCCCTGGGCAAGGCCTTCACAGGGGGCGCCCTGTACTTCGGGGGCCTCTTCCAG gtgccctcagccctggccaagcCCCTGGAGGTGGAGCACATGGTGGGCCAGGGCATTCTGCACCGGGGCGGCCAGCTGCATGGGGCCCGGCCTCTGGGCACTGGCGAGCGCTGGAACCTCGTCGTCTGGCTCCGGGCCTCTGCTGTGCGCAACCGCCTCTGCCCCATGTGCTGCCGCAAGCCTGACCTGGTGGACGATGAGGGCTTCGGCGACGGCTTCACCCGGGAGGAGCCCACCACGGTGGATGTGTGTGCGCTGACTTGA